CTGGGCGTGCCGGTGATCCGGCCCAGGGTCTCCGAGACGACCTGCCTGGGTGCCGCGTACGCGGCGGGGCTGGCCACGGGCGTGTGGAACGGCCTAGACGAACTGAAGTCCCACTGGCGCAAGGACGTCGAGTGGACCCCGGCCATGGAGGCGTCGGTGCGGGACCGCGAGTACCGCAACTGGCGCAGGGCGGTGGAGAAGAGCTTCGGCTGGACGGAGGACGGCGACGGGGACGGATAGGCGTCGCCGTCCGGCGGGCTCGGGGCACGCGCGCGGGAGTGTCGTTCCGCTGCCCCGGGCCGGTCAGGTCGCGACGGCGCGGCGCCGGTCCGCCGCCTGGGCCATGGCGTGCTGGACCACGCCGACGAGGACCTCCTTGACCGACTCCCGGTCACGGGCGTCGCACATCACCAGGGGCACGTCGGTGTCGAGGTCGAGCGCCTGACGGACGGTGTCGGCCGGGTAGCGGGCCGACCCCTCGAAGCAGTTGACGCCGACCAGGAACGGGATGGAGCGCCGCTCGAAGTAGTCGATGGCGGCGAAGCAGTCCTCCAGTCGGCGGGTGTCGGCCAGCACGACGGCGCCGAGCGCGCCCTCGGAGAGTTCGTCCCACATGAACCAGAACCGCTCCTGGCCCGGTGTCCCGAAGAGGTACAGCACCAGGTCCTCGCGGAGCGTGATCCGTCCGAAGTCCATGGCCACCGTGGTGGTGTGCTTGCCCTCGACGCCGCTGACGTCGTCGACGGGACGCCCCGCCTCGGTGAGGAGTTCCTCGGTGCGCAGCGGCCTGATCTCGCTGACCGCGCCCACGAGGGTGGTCTTGCCGACCCCGAAGCCGCCGGCGACCAGGATCTTGAGCGTGACGGGCTCGACCGGCGGCTTGCCGCGTTGAGAACGCCCGAAGATCATCGATCTCTTCTCCTTAACGTGCCACTTGTCGTGCCGCTCACCGGGCGGCTTGTCCTGCGGCTTGCCATGCTGCCTGCCATGCGCCCTGTCTCGCCCGGGGACCGGTTCACAGTGCCCTCAATCCGCTGATCACGTCGCGCAGGATGTTCTCGTCCGGCAGTTCGGCCGGGGGCACGGGCCGGTTCACGTGGACGAGTTCCACGTCCACCAGGTCGCCGACCAGAACCCGTACGACCCCGACGGGCAGGTCCAGTTCGGCGGCGAGTTCGGCGACCGACTGCGGGGTGTCCCGGCACAGGCCGACGATGTCCACGTGCTCGGGGGCGAGCGTGACGTCCGCCTCCGGGTCGTCCGCGTGGGGCTCCGTGACGACCACCGCGATCAGGTCGAGACGGTGCTGGGCCGCGCTGGACGTGCGGCCCCGCGTCATGGCGTACGGACGGACGACGGGGCCGGCCTCGTCGTCGAACCAGTGGTTGCTTCCCTGACCGTCTGCGCTCATGTCATCCCACTTACCCGTCCGAGGGCAGATCGGTACGCGGGGCGGTGCCCAGGTGCACGCCGACCCGCTTGACGAGGAGGGTCATCTCGTAGGCGACCTGCCCGACGTCCGAGTCGGCGTCCGACAGGACGGCCAGGCAGCTGCCGTCGCCCGCGGCGGTGACGAACAGGAAGGCGTCGTCGAGTTCGACGACCGTCTGCCGGACGCTGCCCGCCTCGAAGTGGCGGCCCACGCCCTTGGCGAGGCTGTGGAAGCCGGACGCCACGGCGGCCAGGTGCTCGCTGTCCTCCCTGGTCAGATCCTTGGACGCCCCGGTCGCCAGGCCGTCGCCGGACAGGACGACGGCTTTGCGGATGCTCGCGACACGGTCCACCAGGTCGTCGAGGAGCCAGTTCAGCTCCCCGGACCTCGTCGCGGTGTGGCCGGTCGCCTTCGGTGCGGTCATCGACCGTCCCCCTCTGTCGTTCCTCGTGGTGCGTGTGGCGCTGCGCCGCCGGGGACGTCGTCACCCGCGGCGTTCTCCTTGCGGCCGCGCTGCCAGCCACGCTGGAGCGAGGCCATGCGGCTGCGTACCTCCTCGGCGTCCCGGTCGGCGGGATCGGGACGGTGCTCGGCGGGGCGCCCGGCGCTCTGTCTGAGCTGAGGGGCCAGGTTGGCCTGCCGTACGCGTCTCGGCAGCGCGCCGGTGCCTGGGTCGGGGGCACCGGGGGCGGCCGGGGCGCCGGGCGTGGGGTCGGCGCGCCGCGCGCGGTCCTCCGCGACGTCCGGCGGCCCGTACGCGCGCGTGGGGGACGCGCCGCGGCGGCGGGCCGGGAGCGACGGCAACGCGTCGGTCCTCGTGTCGGCGCCACGGCCGTCGGTGCGGTCGCTCTCGGTTCCGTCGGCAGGGGCGCCGTAGCCGCCCTCGGAACGGCCGTCGGTGCGGCCCTCGGCACGGCCGTCGGTGCGGTTCCCGTGTCGGCGGCGGGTCGGCAGGGCGGGCGGCTC
This region of Streptomyces ambofaciens ATCC 23877 genomic DNA includes:
- a CDS encoding DUF742 domain-containing protein → MSADGQGSNHWFDDEAGPVVRPYAMTRGRTSSAAQHRLDLIAVVVTEPHADDPEADVTLAPEHVDIVGLCRDTPQSVAELAAELDLPVGVVRVLVGDLVDVELVHVNRPVPPAELPDENILRDVISGLRAL
- a CDS encoding GTP-binding protein; amino-acid sequence: MIFGRSQRGKPPVEPVTLKILVAGGFGVGKTTLVGAVSEIRPLRTEELLTEAGRPVDDVSGVEGKHTTTVAMDFGRITLREDLVLYLFGTPGQERFWFMWDELSEGALGAVVLADTRRLEDCFAAIDYFERRSIPFLVGVNCFEGSARYPADTVRQALDLDTDVPLVMCDARDRESVKEVLVGVVQHAMAQAADRRRAVAT
- a CDS encoding roadblock/LC7 domain-containing protein encodes the protein MTAPKATGHTATRSGELNWLLDDLVDRVASIRKAVVLSGDGLATGASKDLTREDSEHLAAVASGFHSLAKGVGRHFEAGSVRQTVVELDDAFLFVTAAGDGSCLAVLSDADSDVGQVAYEMTLLVKRVGVHLGTAPRTDLPSDG